GCTTCTTTGGCCTTTGCCAGTTCTGCTTTGGCCTTTTGCCTACGAGCGGCCGTTTCCAGCGACATAGCCCCTTCCGAAATTGCCACAATGCTGAAGTGTTTGCCGCTGTACGTCCGCTGCAAGATGGACTCCGCGACTTTGTTCACATCATAGGGGATTTCCGGGATGAGGATGACATCTGCGCCACCTGCGATGCCGGACCCTAAAGCGAGCCAGCCCGCCCCATGACCCATAATTTCTACCACGATGATGCGATGGTGACTGTGGGCGGTACTGTGCAGGCGATCAATCGCTTCTGAGGCGATGGTCAGGGCGGTATCAAACCCAAAGCTAATATCCGTGCCAGGGATGTCATTGTCGATCGTCTTGGGCAGCGTCATCACATTGAGGCCCTTCTGATGCAGCAGATAGGCGTTGCGCATCGTGCCGCGCCCACCCAGGCACACGAGGGCATCCAGGTTATTCTGATGATAGACTTCGACAATGGCATCACGCATATCCATCGTCTTGCCACCCATAGGCATTTTATGGGGTTTGTCGCGGCTTGTCCCCAGGATGGTGCCACCTAGCGTCAGGATGCCAGAGAGAGCGTTACTATCCAGCCTGACAGTGCGGTTTTCCATCAATCCCCTGAAGCCATCGCGGAAGCCGATAACGCTCATGCCATAATCACCAATGGCGGATTTACCCACTGCGCGGATTGCCGCATTCAGGCCGGGCGTATCGCCACCGGATGTCAATACGCCGATGATTTTTGTCATGAGAACTCTCCTAGTGAGTTGTTGCATGGGTCAGTGATGCGGTCGAAGGCGCTCAGTCCCTTGACGATATTGTTGACTATACCGCCTTCAATGCGGTTTGTAATGCCAGGTTCGCTATCATAGCTGCAAATCTACGGATTTCTCGTAGAAATCCCCGTATTGTTGGGCAGCTTGTTCGATGTCTTTGAGGTCCTCTTTAGAGAATGCCTCAAACGGTGACAAGGTGATTTTGATGGTATCTTTTTTCATCTGGCGCTTCCAGGTACCAACGACCTCTCCATCAATGACAATCGTCGGGAAAAACATGCCATTCATGCCAGGGACGATCAACGTCTCATAGGCGGGGTCAATGACAGCGCTGCGATCTTTGTAGCCCAATATATATTCATCGAAGCCCGGTAGCATCACCACACGGGGGACGTCTGCTGGTTCCGGTACATCGGGCCGCCAGTAGATGCTGCTATCAATCTCCTCGGATACCATAGCTGGCTCTATAGCTGCGAGTCCGGCCCTGCAATCGGTCAGGGTCAGCCCTGCCCAACGCGAGAAGTCTTTGATGGTGGCCGGGCCCCGGCTCTGGAAAAATCGTTTTGCCAGTTCTGCCAGGGCCTCTTCATGCGGCATTGACGATGCAGTGCCCAGTCCATCCACGTGGAAGAAGGTAGGATTGTTGCTCTCAGCGATAGATTGGCACAGCAGGCCCTTAAGCGAGGCATGTTGTAGCAGGTGTATGCCGCGCTGCCCCATGGTAGAAATACCGTTTTCCTCTAGTAAGGTATAGAGTTCTTTGCGCGTCAGACGAATACCGTTTTGCAGCGTCTTCGCCAGGAGATCATCACTGTGTTGGAGCGTCTTTTCATCCAGCTCAAGCTGTTGATAGCGGCGTGCTGTCTGTGAGAGGATGCGGGGTGCGAGAAGCGAAACCATCCAACCCACGTCATCCGCCGCGACCATATGTAATGTGCCGCGCATGGCCCACGTGCGCACAATGGCATGGTCATCAATTCGCTTTTCGATCTGTGCATCTGTGCTGCCGGGTAACCGTACGCCAATGGACCACTTCGCCCCATAATAGTCCTGGCCTTGCAAAGCCCCCAACCATTTGACGACCTCGACTGGCTTTTTAAAGTCGCTATGAGATAAGCGCTGGTTATGCATCCGGTGCGCGATGATAGCTGGATTCATACGCGAAGCACTCCTGAAAAACAGACAATGAATAGAATGATTGTTCTATTATACCGCAGGCTGTTTTTCTGATTGTCTGATGGTTGTAGCAAAACAGTCTGGCTTACAATATAGGCATCGTGCAGGCAACCTGCACAGTCAATTTTAAGAGGCATCTCCGTTGGCGTGTGCCTTTGCCAGTTGTTAGCTTATTTTTGAGACTCACCCTGCCGAAATTTAACATGTATCGCGTATACTTTCGCGCTTGTGTTGATACAGTCAACAGATTCTAACGACATTCTTCAACAGTTCACTTTGATCGAAAGATCAGATAAGAAAGATCAGGATGAATCGAACTCGCGTCTTGCAAACCGTGTGGATTTATGTGCAGTTGATCGTTGGTGCGATCCTGGGCGCAATCTCCGTTGTGGTCTTCCTCGTTCCGGCAGATGTCGCACCACAGGGCGTCTCTGGCATCGCGGCCATGATTCATGAGGTATTTGGCTTCCCGCCTGTGGGTATTGCCATCTTGCTGCTGAATATTCCGATTCAGTATCTAGGTTATAAGATGCTGCCGGGTGGCTGGCGCGTCGTCGCACAATCTTTGTTCGTCGTT
The Phototrophicus methaneseepsis DNA segment above includes these coding regions:
- a CDS encoding ATP-dependent 6-phosphofructokinase — encoded protein: MTKIIGVLTSGGDTPGLNAAIRAVGKSAIGDYGMSVIGFRDGFRGLMENRTVRLDSNALSGILTLGGTILGTSRDKPHKMPMGGKTMDMRDAIVEVYHQNNLDALVCLGGRGTMRNAYLLHQKGLNVMTLPKTIDNDIPGTDISFGFDTALTIASEAIDRLHSTAHSHHRIIVVEIMGHGAGWLALGSGIAGGADVILIPEIPYDVNKVAESILQRTYSGKHFSIVAISEGAMSLETAARRQKAKAELAKAKEAKAEAKETDDKEALKKAKAAITRAKMLIAQAEEEISASTQTLTTSLEAMTNLESRVTILGHVQRGGTPSPADRLLATRLGTAATHLIQEGVFGVLVATKGDQIVPIPFEELVDQRNPVSLDHPWIKTARSLGTSLGD
- a CDS encoding winged helix DNA-binding domain-containing protein translates to MNPAIIAHRMHNQRLSHSDFKKPVEVVKWLGALQGQDYYGAKWSIGVRLPGSTDAQIEKRIDDHAIVRTWAMRGTLHMVAADDVGWMVSLLAPRILSQTARRYQQLELDEKTLQHSDDLLAKTLQNGIRLTRKELYTLLEENGISTMGQRGIHLLQHASLKGLLCQSIAESNNPTFFHVDGLGTASSMPHEEALAELAKRFFQSRGPATIKDFSRWAGLTLTDCRAGLAAIEPAMVSEEIDSSIYWRPDVPEPADVPRVVMLPGFDEYILGYKDRSAVIDPAYETLIVPGMNGMFFPTIVIDGEVVGTWKRQMKKDTIKITLSPFEAFSKEDLKDIEQAAQQYGDFYEKSVDLQL